A portion of the Polaribacter cellanae genome contains these proteins:
- a CDS encoding tyrosine-type recombinase/integrase, translating to MKKLKLQNESYKLFVTNYKEWLDILGYAESTVYYLPNHLQEFFYYLEQNHIKNINDIQTKTVKNYYNYLQERANETRNGGLSKSYLNKHQQALKKFKEYLTNHNHTGINIHLKSEKNPTEEKLNILTQSEIKELFKATEFSHTESKFKLRDKAILVVLYSCGLRRNEAVHLNTNDIFFDKERVFVRKGKNYKERFIPINRKNAALLEAYIFEARPQFYQSHLSEALFINKNGTRMQGMSFTNRLQKIVQATNNKEITEKRITLHTLRHSIATHLLQHEVKLENIKTFLGHSSLESTQIYTHILQQITNN from the coding sequence ATGAAAAAATTAAAGCTACAAAATGAGAGTTATAAATTATTTGTTACCAACTATAAAGAATGGTTAGATATTTTAGGCTATGCAGAAAGTACGGTCTATTACTTGCCAAACCACTTACAAGAGTTCTTCTATTATCTGGAACAAAACCACATTAAAAATATCAATGACATACAAACCAAAACAGTAAAAAACTATTACAATTATCTACAAGAAAGAGCCAATGAAACCAGAAATGGCGGATTAAGTAAAAGCTATTTAAACAAACACCAACAAGCCTTAAAGAAGTTCAAAGAATATTTGACTAACCACAATCATACAGGAATAAATATCCATTTAAAATCAGAGAAAAACCCAACAGAAGAAAAGCTAAACATCTTAACACAATCAGAAATTAAAGAATTGTTTAAAGCCACAGAATTTAGCCATACAGAAAGCAAATTTAAATTAAGAGACAAAGCTATTTTAGTCGTTTTGTACAGTTGTGGATTACGAAGAAACGAAGCCGTACATCTAAATACCAATGATATATTTTTTGATAAAGAAAGAGTATTTGTAAGAAAAGGCAAAAACTACAAAGAACGATTTATACCTATCAACAGAAAAAATGCAGCACTATTAGAAGCCTATATTTTTGAAGCACGTCCACAATTTTATCAAAGTCATTTAAGCGAAGCTCTATTTATTAATAAAAACGGAACCCGAATGCAAGGAATGAGTTTTACCAACCGATTACAGAAAATAGTACAAGCCACCAACAACAAAGAAATCACAGAAAAGAGAATTACACTCCACACCTTAAGACACTCCATAGCCACACACTTGTTACAACACGAAGTAAAATTAGAAAACATCAAAACCTTTTTAGGCCATAGTTCTTTAGAATCCACACAAATCTACACACATATCCTCCAACAAATTACCAACAACTAA
- a CDS encoding helix-turn-helix domain-containing protein translates to MKECREVKKISQNELAKLIQAHHSIIGKYERDEVKPSIDVAVKIANVLNTTVGFLLGETEDNNAFQDPLMLKRLNDINILPSREKEALLLTLDAFLRDYKAKKAYS, encoded by the coding sequence TTGAAAGAATGTAGAGAAGTCAAAAAGATTTCACAAAATGAGTTAGCCAAACTGATACAAGCTCATCATTCTATTATTGGCAAGTACGAACGTGATGAAGTTAAACCATCTATTGATGTGGCTGTTAAAATTGCAAATGTTTTAAATACAACAGTAGGTTTCTTATTAGGGGAAACAGAAGATAATAATGCATTTCAAGACCCTTTAATGCTTAAAAGATTGAATGATATTAACATTTTACCCAGTAGAGAAAAAGAAGCTTTATTACTTACTTTAGATGCTTTTTTAAGAGATTATAAAGCTAAAAAAGCATATTCTTAA
- a CDS encoding tyrosine-type recombinase/integrase — MPNHLQEFFYYLEQNHIKNINDIQTKTVKNYYNYLQERANETRNGGLSKSYLNKHQQALKKFKEYLTNHNHTGINIHLKSEKNPTEEKLNILTQSEIKELFKATEFSHTESKFKLRDKAILVVLYSCGLRRNEAVHLNTNDIFFDKERVFVRKGKNYKERFIPINRKNAALLEAYIFEARPQFYQSHLSEALFINKNGTRMQGMSFTNRLQKIVQATNNKEITEKRITLHTLRHSIATHLLQHEVKLENIKTFLGHSSLESTQIYTHILQQITNN, encoded by the coding sequence TTGCCAAACCACTTACAAGAGTTCTTCTATTATCTGGAACAAAACCACATTAAAAATATCAATGACATACAAACCAAAACAGTAAAAAACTATTACAATTATCTACAAGAAAGAGCCAATGAAACCAGAAATGGCGGATTAAGTAAAAGCTATTTAAACAAACACCAACAAGCCTTAAAGAAGTTCAAAGAATATTTGACTAACCACAATCATACAGGAATAAATATCCATTTAAAATCAGAGAAAAACCCAACAGAAGAAAAGCTAAACATCTTAACACAATCAGAAATTAAAGAATTGTTTAAAGCCACAGAATTTAGCCATACAGAAAGCAAATTTAAATTAAGAGACAAAGCTATTTTAGTCGTTTTGTACAGTTGTGGATTACGAAGAAACGAAGCCGTACATCTAAATACCAATGATATATTTTTTGATAAAGAAAGAGTATTTGTAAGAAAAGGCAAAAACTACAAAGAACGATTTATACCTATCAACAGAAAAAATGCAGCACTATTAGAAGCCTATATTTTTGAAGCACGTCCACAATTTTATCAAAGTCATTTAAGCGAAGCTCTATTTATTAATAAAAACGGAACCCGAATGCAAGGAATGAGTTTTACCAACCGATTACAGAAAATAGTACAAGCCACCAACAACAAAGAAATCACAGAAAAGAGAATTACACTCCACACCTTAAGACACTCCATAGCCACACACTTGTTACAACACGAAGTAAAATTAGAAAACATCAAAACCTTTTTAGGCCATAGTTCTTTAGAATCCACACAAATCTACACACATATCCTCCAACAAATTACCAACAACTAA
- a CDS encoding tyrosine-type recombinase/integrase yields MNDYRSYLQKESYGLTTIESYTKGAENFVKWCKRNHTTPDLIDYKTFLKYIKYLQRKNTTKKTIKHKIGTLKIYFKYLLSENYRIDNPIENINIKGVKRTINYNVLEADELEDLYYSYETENIKDSYHKLTAKRNKIIVGLLVYQGLNTSELIKLEIQDLQLYKGKIYIKSGARSNARTLELKSWQVIELLEYVKEIREEIKLKWNMENERLFIPNNARLGNTIQFILKKLKKINHKVNNGNQIRASVITNWLKQYNLRQVQVLAGHRYISSTERYLQDDLESLHEIVNNFHPIS; encoded by the coding sequence ATGAATGATTATAGAAGTTATTTACAGAAAGAAAGTTACGGTTTAACAACGATAGAAAGTTACACAAAAGGAGCAGAAAACTTTGTAAAATGGTGCAAGAGAAATCATACAACTCCAGATCTAATAGATTACAAAACATTTTTAAAATACATCAAATATTTACAAAGAAAAAATACCACAAAAAAGACAATAAAGCATAAAATAGGAACCTTAAAAATATACTTTAAATATCTGTTATCAGAAAATTATAGAATAGACAATCCAATAGAAAATATCAATATTAAAGGTGTAAAAAGAACCATCAATTACAACGTATTAGAAGCAGACGAATTAGAAGATTTATACTATTCTTACGAAACTGAAAACATCAAAGACAGCTATCATAAATTAACAGCAAAACGTAATAAAATAATAGTTGGTTTATTAGTCTATCAAGGTTTAAATACAAGTGAACTCATCAAACTAGAAATTCAAGATTTACAGCTATACAAAGGAAAAATTTATATAAAAAGTGGTGCAAGAAGTAACGCAAGAACCTTAGAATTAAAATCGTGGCAAGTCATAGAATTATTAGAATATGTAAAAGAAATTAGAGAAGAAATAAAGTTAAAATGGAACATGGAAAATGAACGATTATTTATACCAAACAATGCAAGATTAGGAAATACAATCCAATTTATTTTAAAGAAATTAAAAAAGATAAATCATAAAGTAAATAATGGAAATCAAATACGAGCTTCAGTAATTACAAACTGGTTAAAACAATACAATTTAAGACAAGTACAGGTTTTAGCTGGACATCGTTATATAAGTTCAACAGAAAGATACTTACAAGACGATTTAGAAAGTTTACACGAAATCGTTAACAACTTCCATCCAATCTCATAG
- a CDS encoding addiction module protein produces the protein MEQKLYICYAKNTTVMDLQLRKYNFIQQLVDVEKESIMATLERVLKQEKEEHQEISTAHKKELDNRLKSYKENPDDVLDWSAVKENW, from the coding sequence ATGGAACAAAAATTGTACATTTGTTATGCTAAAAACACGACAGTTATGGACTTGCAATTAAGAAAATACAATTTTATACAACAATTAGTTGATGTAGAAAAAGAAAGCATTATGGCTACTTTAGAACGTGTTTTAAAGCAAGAAAAAGAAGAACACCAAGAAATCTCAACTGCACACAAAAAAGAATTAGACAATCGTTTAAAAAGCTATAAAGAAAATCCTGATGATGTTTTAGATTGGTCAGCTGTAAAAGAAAATTGGTAA
- a CDS encoding tyrosine-type recombinase/integrase: MDYKEYLQQESYTKSTIESYTKGAENFVKWCKRNHTTPDLIDYKTFLKYIKYLQRKNTTKKTIKHKIGTLKIYFKYLLSENYRIDNPIENINIKGVKRTINYNVLEADELEDLYYSYETENIKDSYHKLTAKRNKVIVGLLVYQGLNTSELIKLELEDLQLYKGKIYIKSGARSNARTLELKSWQVIEFLEYIKKFREEILTRKPLETNRIFIPNNARLGNTVLAIIKKLKSYNQKVNNIHQIRASVITNWLKQYNLRQVQVLAGHRYISSTERYLQDDLESLHEIVNNFHPIS, from the coding sequence ATGGACTACAAAGAGTATTTACAGCAAGAAAGTTACACAAAATCTACCATAGAAAGCTATACAAAAGGAGCAGAAAACTTTGTAAAATGGTGCAAGAGAAATCATACAACTCCAGATCTAATAGATTACAAAACATTTTTAAAATACATCAAATATTTACAAAGAAAAAATACCACAAAAAAGACAATAAAGCATAAAATAGGAACCTTAAAAATATACTTTAAATATCTGTTATCAGAAAATTATAGAATAGACAATCCAATAGAAAATATCAATATTAAAGGTGTAAAAAGAACCATCAATTACAACGTATTAGAAGCAGACGAATTAGAAGATTTATACTATTCTTACGAAACTGAAAACATCAAAGACAGCTATCATAAATTAACAGCAAAAAGAAATAAAGTTATTGTTGGTTTACTAGTGTATCAAGGTTTAAATACAAGTGAACTTATAAAGTTAGAACTCGAAGATTTACAATTATACAAAGGAAAGATTTATATAAAAAGTGGCGCAAGAAGTAACGCAAGAACCTTAGAATTAAAATCGTGGCAAGTCATTGAGTTTTTAGAATACATCAAAAAATTTAGAGAAGAAATACTCACAAGAAAACCTTTAGAAACCAATCGAATTTTTATCCCAAACAATGCAAGATTAGGAAATACAGTTTTAGCAATTATCAAGAAGTTAAAAAGCTATAATCAAAAAGTAAATAACATTCATCAAATAAGAGCTTCAGTTATTACCAATTGGTTAAAACAATACAATTTAAGACAAGTACAGGTTTTAGCAGGACATCGTTATATAAGTTCAACAGAAAGATACTTACAAGACGATTTAGAAAGTTTACACGAAATCGTTAACAACTTCCATCCTATAAGTTGA
- a CDS encoding ORF6N domain-containing protein: MSENNKEKSLVPDDLIASRILFIRDQKVMIDSDIAELYGVETKRLNEQVKRNSSRFPSNFMFELTKEEKAQVVANCDHLEKLKFSPVLPKVFTEHGIMMVANVLTSERAINVSIQIIEVFIKMREILTDNLSLKLEIEEIKKKLTNQSKNIELVFNYLDELIEKKENEKPRKEIGYKTSKK; this comes from the coding sequence ATGAGCGAAAATAATAAAGAAAAATCACTAGTTCCAGACGATTTAATTGCGAGTAGAATATTGTTTATCAGAGACCAAAAAGTAATGATAGATAGTGATATTGCTGAACTTTATGGAGTAGAAACAAAACGTTTAAACGAACAGGTAAAAAGAAATAGTAGTCGTTTTCCTTCTAATTTTATGTTTGAATTAACCAAAGAAGAAAAAGCACAGGTAGTCGCAAATTGCGACCACCTAGAGAAACTAAAGTTCTCTCCAGTTTTACCAAAAGTTTTTACAGAACACGGAATAATGATGGTTGCTAATGTTTTAACAAGTGAAAGAGCAATAAATGTAAGCATACAAATTATAGAAGTCTTTATAAAAATGCGAGAAATATTGACAGATAATTTAAGCTTAAAACTTGAAATAGAAGAAATTAAAAAGAAGTTAACTAATCAAAGTAAAAACATAGAACTTGTATTTAATTATTTGGATGAATTGATTGAGAAAAAAGAAAACGAAAAACCTCGAAAAGAAATAGGTTACAAAACAAGTAAGAAATAA
- a CDS encoding tyrosine-type recombinase/integrase, protein MNYQEHLQKEAYSITTVASYLVEIKKFKIWCKKRDQQPTTINYKQLLKYTKYLTRKGNSKKTVNHKLAILKSYFNYLIKEHYRLDNPAESITIKGVKRKLYYNLLEAEELEDLYYSFSTENIKDPYHRLTAKRNKIIVGLMIYQGLNTNALIRLELEHIEIYKGKVHVPKTARSNTRELELKSWQVIELLEYIKEVREEIKERKHIESERLFIPNNARLGNTILAIIKKLKKYNQKVENVHQIRASVITNWTKQYNLRKTQYLAGHRYISSTEKYLTDDLENMQEVINLYHPIS, encoded by the coding sequence ATGAACTATCAAGAACACTTACAAAAAGAAGCATACAGCATTACAACAGTAGCCAGTTATTTAGTAGAAATCAAAAAGTTCAAAATATGGTGCAAAAAAAGAGACCAACAACCAACAACCATCAACTACAAACAATTATTAAAATACACAAAATACCTAACCAGAAAAGGAAATAGCAAAAAGACAGTCAATCATAAATTAGCCATCCTAAAGAGTTATTTTAATTACTTAATCAAAGAACACTACAGACTAGATAATCCAGCAGAAAGCATCACTATAAAAGGAGTAAAAAGAAAATTATACTACAATCTATTAGAAGCAGAAGAATTAGAAGATCTCTATTACAGTTTTAGCACAGAAAACATCAAAGACCCCTATCACAGATTAACAGCAAAAAGAAATAAAATTATTGTTGGCTTAATGATATATCAAGGATTAAACACAAACGCATTAATCAGATTAGAATTAGAACACATAGAAATTTACAAAGGAAAAGTTCACGTTCCAAAAACAGCAAGAAGCAATACAAGAGAATTAGAGTTAAAGTCGTGGCAAGTTATAGAGCTATTGGAATACATCAAAGAAGTTCGAGAAGAAATCAAGGAACGAAAGCATATAGAAAGTGAACGACTCTTTATACCCAACAATGCACGATTAGGAAACACCATTTTAGCTATTATTAAAAAGCTAAAAAAGTACAATCAGAAAGTAGAAAATGTGCATCAAATAAGAGCATCAGTCATTACGAATTGGACAAAGCAATACAACTTAAGAAAAACACAATATCTAGCAGGACATCGTTATATAAGTTCTACCGAAAAATATTTGACTGACGATTTAGAAAATATGCAAGAAGTGATTAATCTGTATCATCCAATCAGTTGA
- a CDS encoding helix-turn-helix domain-containing protein, with protein MSFGDNLKKIRAEKDISQGDLAKMINVHATHISRYERNLTSPTIDVAKKIADALEVSTDALIYGSNEQIINNKLNDEELLQLFHKVQKLDDENITSVKAMLKAFVFQKDIQKQLA; from the coding sequence ATGTCGTTTGGAGATAACTTAAAAAAAATACGTGCAGAGAAAGATATTTCGCAAGGAGACCTTGCTAAAATGATAAATGTACACGCAACACATATTTCAAGATATGAACGTAATTTAACATCACCAACTATTGATGTGGCTAAAAAGATTGCTGATGCGTTAGAAGTTTCTACAGATGCGCTTATTTACGGTTCTAACGAACAGATTATAAATAACAAACTAAATGATGAAGAACTATTACAATTATTTCATAAAGTGCAAAAGCTAGATGATGAAAATATTACAAGCGTAAAAGCAATGCTTAAAGCGTTTGTATTTCAAAAAGATATTCAAAAACAACTCGCATAA
- a CDS encoding type II toxin-antitoxin system RelE/ParE family toxin, with translation MSYSIKLLPIVHTDLKKAKKWYNKEREGLGEEFKIEVNKEIDYIGEYPQHYQRKYKELRQSLVTRFPYAIFYLVEEQQKRIVIFGVLHTRRNPEIARKRMKK, from the coding sequence ATGAGTTATAGCATTAAATTACTCCCAATTGTACACACAGATTTAAAAAAAGCAAAAAAGTGGTACAACAAAGAAAGAGAAGGATTAGGAGAAGAATTTAAAATAGAAGTCAATAAAGAGATAGATTATATTGGAGAATATCCACAACATTATCAAAGAAAATACAAAGAATTACGACAATCTTTAGTCACTCGTTTTCCTTATGCAATTTTTTATTTAGTGGAAGAACAGCAAAAACGAATTGTAATTTTTGGAGTTTTACACACAAGAAGAAATCCAGAAATAGCAAGAAAAAGAATGAAGAAATAA
- a CDS encoding tyrosine-type recombinase/integrase, with product MKKLKLQNESYRLFVANYKEWLDILGYAESTVYYLPNHLQEFFYYLEQNHIKNINQITTKTVKNYYNYLQERANERQSGGLSKSYLNKHQQALKKFKEYLTNHNHTGINIHLKSEKNPTEEKLNILTQSEIKELFKATEFSHTETKFKLRDKAILVVLYSCGLRRNEAVHLNTNDIFFDKERIFVRKGKNYKERFVPINRKNAELLEDYIFEARLQFKDAYLSEALFISKRGTRLNGMSLANRLQKIVQATNNKEIAEKRITLHTLRHSIATHLLQHEVKLENIKTFLGHSSLESTQIYTHLLKTLENE from the coding sequence ATGAAGAAACTAAAATTACAAAACGAGAGTTATAGACTATTTGTTGCCAATTATAAAGAATGGTTAGACATTTTAGGCTATGCAGAAAGTACAGTCTATTACTTGCCAAACCACTTACAAGAGTTCTTCTATTATCTGGAACAAAACCACATTAAAAACATCAATCAAATTACTACTAAAACCGTAAAAAATTATTACAATTATCTGCAAGAAAGAGCCAACGAAAGACAAAGTGGAGGATTAAGTAAAAGCTATTTAAACAAACATCAACAAGCCTTAAAAAAGTTCAAAGAATATTTGACTAACCACAATCATACAGGAATAAATATCCATTTAAAATCAGAGAAAAACCCAACAGAAGAAAAGCTAAATATCTTAACACAATCAGAAATAAAAGAACTTTTTAAAGCAACAGAATTTAGCCATACAGAAACTAAATTTAAATTAAGAGACAAAGCTATTTTAGTCGTTTTATACAGTTGTGGATTAAGAAGAAATGAAGCTGTACATCTAAATACGAATGATATATTTTTTGATAAAGAAAGAATATTTGTTAGAAAAGGGAAGAATTATAAAGAGCGTTTTGTTCCTATAAACAGAAAGAATGCAGAACTATTAGAAGATTATATTTTTGAAGCAAGATTGCAATTTAAAGATGCATATTTAAGTGAAGCCTTATTTATTAGTAAGAGAGGAACTCGTTTAAATGGAATGAGTTTAGCCAACAGATTACAGAAAATAGTACAAGCCACCAACAACAAAGAAATAGCAGAAAAGAGAATCACACTTCACACATTAAGACACTCAATTGCAACTCATTTATTGCAACACGAAGTAAAGTTAGAAAACATCAAAACTTTTTTAGGCCATAGTTCTTTAGAATCTACACAAATTTACACACACTTGCTTAAAACACTTGAAAATGAATGA
- a CDS encoding ORF6N domain-containing protein: MSENNKEKSLVPDDLIASRILFIRDQKVMIDSDIAELYGVETKRLNEQVKRNSSRFPSNFMFELTKEEKAQVVANCDHLEKLKFSPVLPKVFTEHGIMMVANVLTSERAINVSIQIIEVFIKMREILTDNLSLKLEIEEIKKKLTNQSKNIELVFNYLDELIEKKENEKPRKEIGYKTSKK; this comes from the coding sequence ATGAGCGAAAATAATAAAGAAAAATCACTAGTTCCAGACGATTTAATTGCGAGTAGAATATTGTTTATCAGAGACCAAAAAGTAATGATAGATAGTGATATTGCTGAACTTTATGGAGTAGAAACAAAACGTTTAAACGAACAGGTAAAAAGAAATAGTAGTCGTTTTCCTTCTAATTTTATGTTTGAATTAACCAAAGAAGAAAAAGCACAGGTAGTCGCAAATTGCGACCACCTAGAGAAACTAAAGTTCTCTCCAGTTTTACCAAAAGTTTTTACAGAACACGGAATAATGATGGTTGCTAATGTTTTAACAAGTGAAAGAGCAATAAATGTAAGCATACAAATTATAGAAGTCTTTATAAAAATGCGAGAAATATTGACAGATAATTTAAGCTTAAAACTTGAAATAGAAGAAATTAAAAAGAAGTTAACTAATCAAAGTAAAAACATAGAACTTGTATTTAATTATTTGGATGAATTGATTGAGAAAAAAGAAAACGAAAAACCTCGAAAAGAAATAGGT
- a CDS encoding ORF6N domain-containing protein: MSENNKEKSLVPDDLIASRILFIRDQKVMIDSDIAELYGVETKRLNEQVKRNSSRFPSNFMFELTKEEKHR, translated from the coding sequence ATGAGCGAAAATAATAAAGAAAAATCACTAGTTCCAGACGATTTAATTGCGAGTAGAATATTGTTTATCAGAGACCAAAAAGTAATGATAGATAGTGATATTGCTGAACTTTATGGAGTAGAAACAAAACGTTTAAACGAACAGGTAAAAAGAAATAGTAGTCGTTTTCCTTCTAATTTTATGTTTGAATTAACCAAAGAAGAAAAGCACAGGTAG
- a CDS encoding REP-associated tyrosine transposase, translating into MSRKYKFHNKAGLYFASFATINWLDVFTRQVYFDVLADSVSYCRKEKGLELYCYCFMPSHIHFIFRSANEQPSELLRDFKRHTSKKVIESIESNPQESRKEWLLWMFKRAGKKNATTSKYQFWQHHNKPIELWSEKVIKQKIDYIHNNPVASGFVTDAIDWKYSSARNYQEDNTVLEIDDSGFLG; encoded by the coding sequence ATGAGTAGAAAATATAAATTCCATAATAAAGCAGGTTTATATTTTGCAAGTTTTGCGACTATAAATTGGTTAGATGTATTTACAAGACAAGTATATTTTGATGTTTTAGCAGACAGTGTAAGTTATTGTAGAAAAGAGAAAGGGCTAGAATTATATTGTTATTGTTTTATGCCAAGTCATATCCATTTTATCTTTAGAAGTGCTAACGAACAACCATCAGAATTATTAAGAGATTTTAAACGTCATACATCTAAAAAAGTCATAGAATCTATAGAAAGTAATCCACAAGAAAGTAGAAAAGAATGGTTATTATGGATGTTTAAAAGAGCAGGAAAAAAGAATGCAACTACCAGTAAATATCAGTTTTGGCAACATCATAATAAACCTATAGAATTGTGGAGCGAAAAAGTAATCAAACAAAAAATAGATTACATCCATAATAATCCAGTAGCAAGTGGTTTTGTAACGGATGCAATTGATTGGAAATACTCAAGTGCTAGAAATTATCAAGAAGATAATACTGTTTTAGAAATAGATGATTCAGGTTTTTTAGGGTAG